The following DNA comes from Holophagaceae bacterium.
CTGAAGGGCGGTGGGACCACCTTCGGTGTCCATGCGCATGTCCAACGGACCCTCGTCGCGGAAACTGAAACCGCGAGCGGGCGATTTGAGCTGGAGCGTGGATACGCCCAGATCCATCAGGATGGCGTCCAGGCCGTCAGGGGCTTGCAGCGCCTGCCAGGCTTCGAAGGCGTGATTCGTCCAGACGTCCTCGTAGTTGGACGCCAGGATGTTCAGCCGCGCATCGGAACCCAGGCGCGCCTTGGCCGCCTGGCGGGCTTCGGGATCCCGGTCCACGCCCAGGTAGCGGGAGTCCGCGTCGCAGCGCGCCAGCAGCGCTTCGGCGTGTCCGCCCAACCCCAGGGTGAGGTCGAGGATCCGCGCCGCCGGGGGCAGCAAGAGGTTATCGAGCACTTCGAAAAGAAGCACGGGAGTGTGGACGGGGGCCGAGGTCATCACCTATATCCCCAGATCCGCAAGCTGGGCCAGGTCCTCGGCCGTGAGAGGCTCGGTGGCCAGGCGGCGCTCGAAGTTGGAACGGCTCCAGATGGCCAGATGGTCCATCTGGCCCAGGATGGCCACCTCGCCTTGCAGCTTGGCGGCTTCCCGGAGGATTCCCGGGATGACGAAGCGGCCCTGGGCGTCCGGCTCCACTTCGCTGCCGTAATAGGCCGTGATTTCAAGGAACTTGCGCTTGGCGGGATTGGTGGAAGGCAGGGCGCCCAGGCGGGCCTCGATGGCCTCCCAGATGGGCATGGGGTAGAGGCGCCCCGCGATGCCGTCCATGGAAGTCAGGTAATGGCGGGAGCTTCCCCCACCCTCGCTGGTGGCGAAGGTATCCAGGTCGGCCTTGAAGGACGTAGGCAGCTTGAGCCGCCCTTTTTCGTCCACCGTGGCCGGTGAATTGCCGCGGAGTCGCAGCACGGGTCCCACCTTTCAACAAAGAGCACCAGGACTCGGATGGGGAAGTGAATTGCAGTGAGTTGGACCACTATTACCCACTTCATTCCATTTTTTGCCACTGATTGCCACTCACGAGTGTAGGACCGCACTAAAACCACTCAAGCCAAAAGAAAAACGAAAAATAAACTATATAAACGAAAACAAATGAGACCGTTTCACCCTAGTTACGTCCCTGGAACAACGGAAAACCGTGGATTCACCCATACTTTGGTCATCCCATGAATCGAACGCCCCAACTCCCCGCCCCGTCCCTCGCCGCATTGGCCCTGGTGGTCCTGGGCACCTGGATGGTGATGTCCCTGGGCCAGCCCCTGGGCCTCATCCTGGGCGGGCCCTGCTTCCTGACGGGCGTCGGCCTGCTGCTGCTCCAGGGCTTCCTGCATTTCGATTCCCAGGCCCGGGTCAAGTCGGAGCTGGAGCAGGAAAACCAGTCCTTGAAGGACCTCAGCCGCCAAGAGGACCATCTGCGCCAGGGAATCCTGGCGAACCTGCGGGAAGGCGTGGTGCTCCTGGACTCCGGGAAGGAAGTCCGCCTTTACAACCCCGCTGCCCAATTGCTGCTCAGCACCTCAAGCCGCCTCACCATGGGCGGTTCCCTGCCCGGGGTCTTCCGGGAACCCGAGACCCTGCGGTGCATCGAACTGGCTTACGCCGGCAGGGAAACCGAATGGACCCTACGCCGGGATCCCCGGTCGCTCCGCTTGAGGGCCACCCCCTTTGAATCAGCGGATGGAAGCCGCAGCGTGCTGCTTACGCTGGACGACATCACCCGCCAGGAAGCCCTGGAAACCACACGCCAGAAATTCATCTCCAACGCCAGCCACGAACTCAAGACGCCCGTCACCAGCATCCGGCTCGCCACCGAAAATTTGCTGGACGGCGGTTTCGTGGCTCCGGGCGGAGAAAACAATCTGAAGGCCATCCTCCGTTCCGTGGACCGGATGACCATGCTGCTGAACGACATCTCAGAGCTTTCGCGCATCGAGACCGGCGCGCTGCGGCTGGAAGCCAGGCCCATCCAGCTCGCGCCCTTCCTGCCCCAGATGGTCGAGGAGATGCGCCACCAGGCGGAACCACGGCGCATCGCGTTGAGAGCGGATCTGCAACCGGGTCTCGAAGGGCTGGCCATACAGGCTGATCCCCTGCGCCTGCACCAACTGCTGGAAAACCTGCTCTCCAACGCCATCAAGTTCAGCCCCGAGGGCTCCGAGGTGGTCCTGCGGGTCCAGCAGAACGAGCCCTGGCTTGTCTTCAGCGTGCTGGATTCAGGACCCGGCATCGCCGAGAGCGACGCCAAGCGGATCTTCGAGCGGTTCTACCGGGCGGCCTCCACCCGCGGCGTCCCCGGCACCGGCCTGGGCCTCGCCATCGTCAAGCATCTGGTCCTGCTCATGGGCGGCGAAGTCAGCCTGCAAAGCGAACTGGGAAAGGGATCCACGTTCACTGTGAAACTGCCGATGGGCTGAGGGTGATGGGCTATGAGCTCTGAGCTTTGAGCTATCAGCTGATCTGGAAGCGCCTCCGGCGCGCCATAAGCAAAAACCGCGGCCTCCGGCCGCATCCCAATGAAGCTCATGGCTCATGGCTGATGGCTCATAGCTCAAACCATCATTGGCACAGCTTCCCCCCAAGCACTCTCCCTCCCAGCAGGTGGTAGTGCAGATGGAAGACCGTCTGGCCCGCGTCGGAGCCGCAATTGGCGATCAGCCGATAACCGCTGTGGGCGGTTCCGAATTCCTTCGCGAGCTGCGCGGCCACCGCGGGAATGCGCGCGGCGGCTTTTTCGACTTCGGGCGTCAGGTCGTTGAGCCCCTCGCAGTGGATCTTGGGGATGATGAGCAGGTGCACCGGCGCCTGAGGCGAGATGTCCTTGAAGGCCAGAAGCTCCTCGTCCTCGTACACTACGCCTGAGGGAATTTCCTTCCTCGCGATCCGGCAGAACAGACATTCGCTCATCAGGGACTCCTTGTTCAACATCATCCTGCACCAGCCCGAGATTCCGCAAAACACCGGCAGCATAGGCCGCCTTTGCGTCTCCAACAATGCGAAGCTGCACCTCATCCACCCCCTCGGCTTCGAGACCAGCGACTACTACCTGCGCCGCGCGGGACTTGATTATTGGGAGCACCTGAATCCCACCCACTACGACGACT
Coding sequences within:
- a CDS encoding PAS domain-containing protein: MNRTPQLPAPSLAALALVVLGTWMVMSLGQPLGLILGGPCFLTGVGLLLLQGFLHFDSQARVKSELEQENQSLKDLSRQEDHLRQGILANLREGVVLLDSGKEVRLYNPAAQLLLSTSSRLTMGGSLPGVFREPETLRCIELAYAGRETEWTLRRDPRSLRLRATPFESADGSRSVLLTLDDITRQEALETTRQKFISNASHELKTPVTSIRLATENLLDGGFVAPGGENNLKAILRSVDRMTMLLNDISELSRIETGALRLEARPIQLAPFLPQMVEEMRHQAEPRRIALRADLQPGLEGLAIQADPLRLHQLLENLLSNAIKFSPEGSEVVLRVQQNEPWLVFSVLDSGPGIAESDAKRIFERFYRAASTRGVPGTGLGLAIVKHLVLLMGGEVSLQSELGKGSTFTVKLPMG
- a CDS encoding histidine triad nucleotide-binding protein gives rise to the protein MSECLFCRIARKEIPSGVVYEDEELLAFKDISPQAPVHLLIIPKIHCEGLNDLTPEVEKAAARIPAVAAQLAKEFGTAHSGYRLIANCGSDAGQTVFHLHYHLLGGRVLGGKLCQ
- a CDS encoding division/cell wall cluster transcriptional repressor MraZ — protein: MRLRGNSPATVDEKGRLKLPTSFKADLDTFATSEGGGSSRHYLTSMDGIAGRLYPMPIWEAIEARLGALPSTNPAKRKFLEITAYYGSEVEPDAQGRFVIPGILREAAKLQGEVAILGQMDHLAIWSRSNFERRLATEPLTAEDLAQLADLGI